A genomic segment from Halomonas sp. TA22 encodes:
- a CDS encoding GntR family transcriptional regulator — translation MNTTLQALWQETPDEGSVRQRLHQVLRQSIIHMVLAPGQALSEKEVADTFAVSRQPVREAFIRLSEAGLVEVRPQRGTYVVKISHQAVLEARFVREAIEVAVAREAASRGISAQVVNELYELVERQRRCIDPHDYDRFFLLDETFHRTLSLGVAQQTAWKVTEEVKAQLDRVRYLSIPDSTPIGKLIDQHEKIVECVARRDEGAAEEIMRIHQREILQSLPNLMNRFPEMFEIPAAMAAHKIEKVV, via the coding sequence ATGAACACCACCCTGCAAGCGCTATGGCAGGAGACACCTGACGAAGGGTCGGTGCGCCAGCGGCTCCATCAAGTGCTACGGCAGTCGATCATTCATATGGTGCTGGCACCAGGGCAAGCGCTCTCCGAAAAGGAGGTCGCCGATACCTTCGCGGTCAGCCGGCAGCCGGTGCGTGAGGCGTTCATTCGTCTTTCCGAAGCGGGGCTGGTGGAGGTGCGCCCTCAACGCGGCACCTATGTGGTGAAGATCTCCCATCAAGCGGTGCTCGAAGCGCGCTTCGTGCGCGAGGCGATCGAGGTGGCAGTGGCAAGAGAAGCTGCCTCGCGGGGGATATCCGCGCAAGTGGTAAACGAACTTTACGAGCTAGTCGAACGTCAGCGCCGCTGCATCGACCCGCACGATTATGATCGCTTCTTTCTGCTGGACGAGACGTTCCATAGAACGCTGTCGTTGGGCGTAGCGCAGCAGACTGCCTGGAAGGTCACCGAGGAGGTCAAGGCACAGCTGGATCGAGTGCGCTACCTGAGCATTCCTGACAGTACGCCGATCGGCAAGTTGATCGATCAGCATGAAAAAATCGTGGAGTGCGTGGCGCGACGCGATGAAGGTGCCGCCGAAGAGATCATGCGTATTCATCAGCGGGAGATATTGCAATCGCTGCCCAATTTGATGAACCGCTTTCCGGAGATGTTCGAGATCCCCGCTGCCATGGCAGCGCACAAGATAGAAAAAGTCGTTTGA
- a CDS encoding HAD family phosphatase, translating into MAIPRCLLFDCDGTLVDSEPLLAAEMAVSLNEVGLPFSPSDYMGEFRGARFKHIVAELQRRHGSIDEALLKVHEQEMRQKLAQRLESELQPLPGVREALDALVHYPRGVVSNGPEKKIRTGLSVTGLLDDFGDNLFSGYTANCWKPDPRLYLYAARAMGYHPSECVAIDDALVGVKAALAAGMTVIHLNRFPDVEETPEGAITISNMYQLPTVVGHMVLGEALAN; encoded by the coding sequence ATGGCCATACCGCGCTGCCTACTCTTCGACTGCGACGGCACCCTGGTCGACAGCGAACCCTTGCTTGCTGCCGAAATGGCGGTGAGCCTGAATGAGGTTGGCCTGCCCTTCTCGCCTAGCGATTACATGGGAGAATTTCGCGGGGCGCGATTCAAGCATATCGTTGCTGAGCTACAACGCCGCCACGGCTCCATCGACGAGGCGCTGCTCAAGGTGCATGAGCAGGAGATGCGCCAGAAGCTGGCCCAACGCTTGGAGAGCGAACTGCAGCCCCTACCCGGCGTGCGAGAAGCGCTCGATGCCTTGGTCCATTATCCTCGTGGCGTCGTCTCCAACGGTCCCGAAAAGAAGATCCGTACCGGCCTGTCCGTCACCGGACTGCTCGACGATTTCGGTGACAACCTGTTCAGCGGCTATACCGCCAACTGCTGGAAGCCCGACCCCCGCCTCTATCTTTATGCCGCCCGTGCGATGGGCTATCACCCCAGTGAGTGCGTGGCCATCGATGACGCCCTGGTCGGTGTCAAGGCGGCCCTCGCGGCGGGCATGACGGTGATCCATCTCAACCGCTTTCCCGATGTCGAGGAGACGCCGGAGGGCGCCATCACCATCAGCAACATGTATCAGCTACCCACCGTTGTCGGCCACATGGTACTGGGCGAAGCGCTGGCCAACTGA
- a CDS encoding translation initiation factor Sui1 has product MASLHDQLRGLVYSTEHGQTCPACRQPIDGCQCAEQAEQQRLAALDGIVRIRREISGRKGKGVTTIEGIALPNAELKALAKELKKRCGTGGAVKEGVIEIQGDHRETLKTDLANRGYTVKLAGG; this is encoded by the coding sequence ATGGCCTCACTGCACGACCAGCTTCGTGGCCTCGTCTACTCCACCGAACATGGCCAGACCTGTCCCGCGTGCCGCCAACCCATCGATGGCTGCCAATGTGCCGAGCAGGCCGAGCAGCAGCGTTTGGCAGCGCTGGACGGCATCGTACGCATTCGTCGTGAAATCAGCGGCCGCAAGGGCAAGGGAGTGACGACCATCGAGGGGATTGCCCTGCCGAACGCCGAGCTCAAGGCGCTGGCCAAGGAGCTCAAGAAGCGCTGCGGTACCGGAGGCGCCGTCAAGGAGGGGGTGATCGAAATTCAGGGCGACCATCGGGAGACGCTCAAGACGGATCTCGCCAATCGCGGCTACACCGTCAAACTGGCCGGTGGCTGA
- a CDS encoding YbaY family lipoprotein: MRRLDRRLTFATLAGVLLLALSACAGRPELEELHARVVPSAPLEIGSDAELRVSLEGPTNGQRQTIAESRYSRIGSGPIEVVLRYDVRALASSSEYLLRAELRDEGRITHVNREPVTLTGAQATSSRIFEIPLEPRLP, from the coding sequence ATGAGACGACTCGATAGACGATTGACCTTCGCCACGCTGGCCGGAGTGTTGTTGCTTGCGCTGAGCGCCTGTGCCGGCCGTCCGGAACTGGAGGAGCTGCATGCGCGAGTGGTGCCCAGCGCTCCTCTGGAGATCGGCAGCGATGCCGAACTCAGGGTGAGCCTCGAAGGCCCGACGAACGGCCAGCGCCAGACCATCGCCGAGAGTCGCTACAGCCGCATCGGCAGCGGACCGATCGAGGTCGTACTGCGCTACGACGTCCGGGCACTGGCGTCATCGAGCGAGTACCTCCTGCGTGCCGAGTTGCGGGATGAAGGACGCATCACCCACGTCAATCGCGAGCCGGTCACGCTGACCGGCGCACAGGCGACCAGCTCGCGTATCTTCGAGATACCGCTCGAGCCCCGCCTTCCCTAG
- a CDS encoding NAD-dependent protein deacetylase, producing MTQALSRSNAAPDDVSRLSQFIARHPRLAVLTGAGVSTESGIPDYRDDAGEWKRPPPMDHRVFMASPAARQRYWARALIGFRALVEARPGPAHRALARLEQLGRVTTLITQNVDGLHQQAGSRRVIDLHGRAEIVRCMSCDARRMRYDLHLELEAENPQWRDLSAAVGPDGDAELEADFSTFCVPPCRRCRQGVWKPDVVFFGDSVPAARVMAAREALASADALLVVGSSLMVYSGYRFAREAAARGQPIACLNLGRTRADGLYQLKVECPIGPTLEALADGLSAG from the coding sequence ATGACCCAGGCTCTCTCTCGTTCCAACGCAGCGCCCGACGACGTCTCACGACTGTCGCAATTCATCGCACGCCACCCACGCCTGGCGGTGCTCACCGGGGCCGGTGTCAGTACCGAGAGCGGTATCCCCGACTATCGTGATGACGCCGGCGAGTGGAAGCGTCCGCCGCCCATGGATCATCGTGTCTTCATGGCAAGCCCCGCGGCGCGCCAGCGCTACTGGGCGAGAGCGCTGATCGGCTTTCGGGCGCTCGTCGAGGCGCGTCCGGGGCCGGCGCACCGTGCCCTGGCGCGCCTCGAGCAGCTGGGGCGCGTGACGACGCTGATCACGCAGAATGTCGATGGCCTGCATCAGCAGGCGGGCTCCCGGCGGGTCATCGACCTGCATGGGCGTGCCGAGATCGTTCGCTGCATGAGCTGCGATGCGCGGCGCATGCGCTACGATCTGCATCTCGAGCTCGAAGCGGAGAATCCGCAATGGCGCGACCTGTCGGCGGCGGTCGGACCCGATGGCGATGCCGAACTGGAGGCGGACTTCTCGACGTTTTGCGTACCGCCCTGCCGCCGCTGCAGGCAGGGCGTGTGGAAACCGGATGTGGTGTTCTTTGGTGACAGCGTGCCAGCGGCGCGGGTCATGGCCGCTCGCGAGGCGCTGGCAAGCGCCGATGCGCTGCTGGTGGTAGGGTCGTCGCTGATGGTCTATTCGGGGTACCGCTTCGCCCGGGAGGCCGCCGCTCGAGGACAGCCGATCGCTTGCCTCAACCTGGGGCGCACCCGCGCCGATGGGCTCTACCAGCTCAAGGTCGAGTGCCCCATCGGCCCGACGCTCGAGGCGCTGGCCGATGGGCTGAGTGCCGGCTAG
- a CDS encoding nuclease-related domain-containing protein gives MAWLEYLLPLIFLFPLGATAVIVVALRNLHDARVRSPFDAQPLREPGQAQRDSLDRAFASLFLNGALGPIVTLAPLVYGMGRMLFASWQDWIEWALYGLLSTALMLVFCFLLIRDFQRIRRLKLTLACELAIGQELERLVRPEAHPYCIFHDIPADTFTIDHIAVTPHGVFVIEMCPRTRPFDASGQELNQVMVEQQRLRFPGWSEREPLIKTLQAARWLRHWLARECGSEVPVRGVLALPGWEVDNQQASGDPLVVKGDKLAAQLATTPLGHFDGALHDRVIHALNRRARK, from the coding sequence ATGGCCTGGCTGGAATACCTTCTGCCACTGATCTTCCTGTTTCCTCTTGGGGCAACGGCAGTCATCGTAGTGGCCCTGCGCAACCTTCACGATGCCCGGGTACGCTCGCCCTTCGACGCCCAGCCACTACGCGAACCCGGCCAGGCCCAACGCGACTCTCTTGACCGCGCCTTTGCCAGTCTGTTCCTCAATGGAGCGCTGGGGCCCATCGTCACGCTCGCCCCGCTCGTCTATGGCATGGGCAGAATGCTCTTCGCCAGCTGGCAGGACTGGATAGAATGGGCGCTCTACGGGCTGCTGAGCACCGCGCTGATGCTGGTATTCTGCTTCCTGCTGATACGCGACTTTCAGCGCATTCGCAGGCTCAAGCTCACCCTTGCCTGCGAACTGGCCATCGGTCAGGAGCTGGAGCGCCTGGTCCGGCCCGAAGCGCACCCCTACTGCATCTTCCATGACATTCCCGCCGATACCTTCACCATCGATCATATCGCCGTTACCCCGCATGGCGTATTCGTGATCGAGATGTGCCCGCGTACCCGCCCCTTCGATGCCAGTGGCCAGGAGCTCAACCAGGTGATGGTGGAGCAGCAGCGCCTGCGTTTCCCGGGCTGGAGCGAGCGTGAGCCGTTGATCAAGACGCTCCAGGCGGCCAGGTGGCTGCGCCACTGGCTGGCACGGGAGTGCGGCAGCGAGGTGCCCGTGCGCGGCGTGCTGGCGCTCCCCGGCTGGGAGGTGGACAATCAGCAGGCGTCAGGGGATCCGCTGGTGGTCAAGGGCGACAAGCTGGCCGCGCAGCTAGCGACCACGCCACTTGGTCATTTCGACGGTGCCCTTCATGACCGCGTGATTCATGCCTTGAACCGGCGTGCTCGCAAATAA
- a CDS encoding ribonuclease I → MRDGAVHGVAKRWRRRGLAAMWMVLLALVAPAASALQGKGFEHYTLALTWHAGFCETHSQPPQECRDAALGDAHRGFVLHGLWPSLPEHLAARGVDRPQWWKEGCFLEQPRVEGSFCRTRAPFDFPGELSEALDEAMPGRASCLDRYQYAKHAACLALPEADYFSTSIVLLERVNESAFGTFVALNQGGEVARNELIAAFEAAFGEGTGRALRLECRGRGNRVLTEVRIGIDAQRLSAFPAADSLVEQGRGRCHSRVRIATRLGK, encoded by the coding sequence ATGCGAGATGGTGCAGTGCATGGCGTAGCGAAACGTTGGCGCCGGCGTGGCCTGGCGGCCATGTGGATGGTGCTGCTGGCCCTTGTCGCACCAGCGGCTTCCGCTCTGCAGGGCAAGGGCTTTGAGCATTACACCCTGGCGCTGACCTGGCATGCCGGTTTCTGCGAGACGCACTCGCAGCCGCCTCAGGAGTGTCGCGACGCAGCGCTTGGCGACGCGCACCGAGGGTTCGTGCTGCATGGGCTATGGCCGTCGCTACCCGAACATCTCGCTGCGCGTGGTGTCGACCGTCCCCAGTGGTGGAAGGAGGGGTGCTTTCTCGAACAGCCAAGAGTCGAGGGGAGCTTCTGCCGTACGCGCGCCCCCTTCGATTTTCCCGGTGAACTGAGCGAGGCTCTGGACGAGGCGATGCCGGGGCGGGCTAGCTGTCTGGATCGTTATCAGTACGCCAAGCACGCCGCCTGCCTGGCGCTGCCCGAAGCGGACTACTTCTCCACTTCGATCGTGCTGCTCGAGCGTGTCAACGAGAGTGCCTTCGGCACCTTCGTGGCGCTCAATCAGGGTGGAGAGGTGGCGCGTAACGAGCTGATCGCAGCCTTCGAGGCGGCGTTCGGCGAAGGCACCGGCAGGGCGCTGCGTCTAGAGTGTCGAGGGCGAGGGAATCGAGTGCTCACCGAAGTGCGTATCGGTATCGATGCTCAGCGCCTCTCGGCATTCCCCGCCGCCGACAGCCTGGTCGAGCAGGGCCGCGGACGCTGCCATTCCCGGGTGCGTATCGCCACACGCCTGGGAAAATAG
- a CDS encoding deoxyguanosinetriphosphate triphosphohydrolase yields the protein MTQMHWERLLDPTRLNDKPRTARDEIGRSPFHKDHDRIVFAGSFRRLGRKTQVHPLTDNDHIHTRLTHSLEVGCVGRSLGMIVGEKLRHRLPEWITPADLGVIVQAACLGHDIGNPPFGHAGEYAIRDWFKRAESEGSGLLDGLSDAERADLLTYEGNAQGFRIVTQIEYNQFRGGMRLTGATLGTMLKYPWTVEHGGSAGKFGSYQSEKHLLTEVAERLGLKPRAPGAWSRHPMAWLVEAADDICYALLDLEDGLEMGILRFDEVAEILSQIAGGMPPEYAGMQRDGVSQRRRIAALRGAAMERAVSEVGAVFVQHESALLDGTLKHDLLELCHPDLDWGVKAAKQLARERIFQNERKAKLEIGAYTTLGILLEAFIGAAHELHHSGELNYKHQRVLALIGENTPRPSWPLYDSYRRMLDFIGGMTDHFAVDLAQEMGGRLKGD from the coding sequence ATGACGCAAATGCACTGGGAGCGACTGCTCGACCCGACGCGGCTCAACGACAAGCCCCGCACCGCCCGCGATGAGATCGGTCGCAGTCCCTTCCACAAGGATCATGATCGGATCGTCTTCGCCGGCTCGTTCCGGCGCCTGGGGCGCAAGACGCAGGTACACCCCCTAACCGACAACGATCATATCCACACCCGCCTGACCCACTCGCTGGAGGTAGGGTGCGTCGGCCGCTCGCTGGGCATGATCGTCGGTGAAAAGTTGCGTCACCGTCTGCCGGAGTGGATCACCCCGGCGGATCTTGGCGTGATCGTGCAGGCGGCCTGTCTGGGCCACGATATCGGCAATCCCCCCTTCGGGCATGCCGGCGAGTACGCGATCCGCGACTGGTTCAAGCGGGCCGAGAGCGAAGGCAGCGGCTTGCTCGACGGTCTCTCCGACGCCGAGCGCGCCGATCTGCTGACCTACGAAGGCAATGCCCAGGGCTTTCGCATCGTCACCCAGATCGAGTACAACCAGTTTCGTGGTGGCATGCGCCTGACAGGGGCCACCCTTGGCACCATGCTCAAGTACCCCTGGACGGTGGAGCATGGCGGTAGCGCCGGCAAGTTCGGCAGCTACCAGTCGGAGAAGCATCTGCTCACCGAGGTCGCCGAGCGCTTGGGACTCAAGCCGCGCGCGCCAGGGGCGTGGAGCCGTCATCCGATGGCCTGGTTGGTCGAGGCGGCCGACGATATCTGCTATGCCCTGCTGGATCTCGAGGATGGGCTCGAGATGGGCATCCTGCGTTTCGACGAGGTGGCCGAGATATTGAGCCAGATCGCCGGCGGCATGCCGCCGGAGTATGCAGGCATGCAGCGCGACGGCGTCTCCCAGCGGCGGCGTATCGCGGCACTGCGTGGCGCGGCGATGGAGCGGGCGGTGAGCGAGGTCGGCGCGGTCTTCGTGCAGCACGAAAGCGCGCTGCTCGACGGTACCTTGAAACACGATCTGCTCGAGCTGTGTCACCCGGATCTCGATTGGGGCGTCAAGGCGGCCAAGCAGCTGGCGCGGGAGCGCATCTTCCAGAACGAGCGCAAGGCCAAGTTGGAGATCGGCGCCTATACCACCCTGGGCATCCTGCTCGAGGCGTTCATCGGCGCCGCCCATGAACTGCACCACAGTGGCGAATTGAACTACAAGCACCAGCGTGTGCTGGCGCTGATCGGTGAGAATACGCCTCGCCCTTCATGGCCCCTCTACGACAGCTATCGGCGCATGCTCGACTTCATCGGCGGCATGACCGACCACTTCGCCGTCGACCTGGCCCAGGAGATGGGCGGGCGACTGAAGGGCGATTGA
- the rapA gene encoding RNA polymerase-associated protein RapA, translating to MSEFSPGQRWISDGEAELGLGTILSCDVRSVTVLFSASQETRTYSVRQAPLTRVAFGSGDRVQSAEGWQMIVDDSKEIDGLIVYIGEDEQGQLRELPEAGLADSMQFDQARDRLLTGQVDRNDWFDLRFRTLHHHNRIEQNPALGLAGPKIDLIPHQLYIADEVSSRHAPRVLLADEVGLGKTIEAGLILHRLLLTGRAERALILVPDSLTHQWLVELLRRFALEVRLLDEHQSLAHLDRNPFESAQLILASQQWLFANPHRQAQAEACDWDLLIVDEAHHLEWSPDASSPGYACIERLSATTPGVLLLTATPEQMGVESHFSRLRLLDPDRYQALEQFKTEEQGYGQVVEAIDALQRLSDAVPGTAADRDRIGAVIDEPDSQALLATLTNPESDEAQRRAASAQLREQLLDRHGTGRVMFRNSRRHVGGFPERHLHVETLAPPSAYRRVLKRLERDEDYLDELLIETGLDHPEVVLYLDAMYRALPHDPLNAEPWWQIDPRVTWLMELLTGVGRDKVLVIAHSRDTAVDLSRALQVLGGIHAPVFHEGLALVERDRAAADFADDEEGSQVLICSEIGSEGRNFQFCRHLVMFDLPLHPDQLEQRIGRLDRIGQQHAIELYVPVFEASPSERLLRWYRDGMDAFSAPHGVGSDLFIAFGDALADALLDEESLQEIIGETRTLFEARLAEHDAGRNRLLEWGACRPQRAAAVAKAIRELDDDPALPRYVDQAFDIFGVDSQELGGDILHLQPSQQMLDGLPGLVKGEDGFSATFSRSRALARDDVQRLSWEHPLLREMMGRILDGQMGNTALALLRHPAIPAGRLMAELIFRTQCPAPKRLHVNRFLPATAVRVLLDESGANLTAKVSFTGLAKNLQKVKKAVARDLIKSRHDQLRELLISGEGEAERELSSIVEAAQARMRATLDSELVRLQALSRHNPAVREEELTALREERDALDKAIEGARLRLDAVRVIVTVDNDSR from the coding sequence ATGAGCGAATTTTCCCCTGGACAGCGCTGGATCAGCGATGGCGAAGCCGAACTGGGCCTGGGCACCATCCTGAGCTGCGATGTCCGAAGCGTTACCGTCCTGTTCAGTGCCAGCCAGGAAACCCGAACCTACAGCGTGCGCCAGGCGCCGCTGACCCGTGTCGCCTTCGGTAGCGGCGACCGTGTCCAGTCCGCCGAAGGCTGGCAGATGATCGTCGACGACAGCAAGGAGATCGATGGCCTGATCGTCTATATCGGCGAGGACGAACAGGGACAGTTGCGCGAGTTGCCCGAAGCGGGCCTTGCCGACAGCATGCAGTTCGACCAGGCCCGCGACCGGCTATTGACCGGCCAGGTCGATCGCAACGACTGGTTCGACCTGCGTTTTCGCACCCTCCATCATCACAACCGTATCGAACAGAACCCGGCACTCGGTCTCGCCGGTCCCAAGATCGACCTGATCCCCCATCAGCTCTACATCGCCGACGAGGTGTCGAGCCGCCACGCCCCACGCGTGCTGCTGGCCGACGAGGTGGGACTTGGCAAGACCATCGAGGCGGGCCTGATCCTGCACCGCCTGCTGCTGACCGGGCGCGCCGAGCGCGCGCTGATCCTGGTGCCCGACAGCCTCACACATCAATGGCTGGTGGAACTGCTGCGGCGCTTCGCCCTCGAAGTGCGCTTGCTCGACGAGCACCAGAGCCTTGCGCACCTCGACCGCAACCCCTTCGAGTCCGCTCAGTTGATCCTGGCCAGCCAGCAGTGGCTGTTCGCCAATCCCCACCGTCAGGCCCAGGCCGAGGCGTGCGACTGGGACCTGCTGATCGTCGACGAGGCGCACCATCTCGAGTGGTCGCCCGACGCAAGCAGCCCCGGCTACGCCTGCATCGAGCGCCTGTCGGCCACCACTCCAGGCGTGCTGCTGCTCACCGCGACCCCGGAACAGATGGGGGTCGAGAGCCACTTCTCCCGGTTGCGCCTGCTCGATCCTGACCGTTATCAGGCACTCGAGCAGTTCAAGACCGAGGAGCAGGGCTACGGCCAGGTCGTCGAGGCCATCGATGCCCTGCAGCGGCTCAGCGACGCGGTGCCGGGCACGGCAGCGGATCGCGACCGCATCGGGGCGGTGATCGACGAGCCCGACAGCCAGGCCCTGCTGGCCACGCTCACCAATCCGGAAAGCGACGAGGCGCAGCGCCGGGCAGCCAGCGCCCAGTTGCGCGAGCAGTTGCTCGACCGCCACGGTACCGGCCGGGTGATGTTCCGCAACAGTCGGCGCCATGTGGGTGGCTTCCCCGAGCGTCACCTGCATGTCGAGACCCTGGCTCCCCCCTCGGCTTACCGGCGAGTGCTGAAACGCCTGGAGCGTGATGAGGACTATCTCGATGAGCTGCTGATCGAGACCGGTCTCGACCACCCTGAGGTGGTGCTCTATCTGGATGCCATGTACCGCGCCCTGCCCCACGATCCGCTCAACGCGGAGCCGTGGTGGCAGATCGACCCCCGCGTCACCTGGCTTATGGAGCTGCTGACCGGGGTCGGCCGCGACAAGGTACTGGTGATTGCCCACTCCCGTGATACCGCCGTCGATCTCTCCCGGGCGCTGCAGGTGCTTGGCGGCATCCATGCGCCGGTGTTCCATGAGGGGCTGGCACTGGTCGAGCGCGACCGCGCCGCGGCGGACTTCGCCGACGACGAGGAGGGCAGCCAGGTGCTGATCTGCTCGGAGATCGGCTCGGAGGGTCGCAACTTCCAGTTCTGCCGCCATCTGGTGATGTTCGATCTGCCGCTGCACCCCGACCAGCTCGAGCAGCGTATCGGACGCCTCGACCGTATCGGCCAGCAGCATGCCATCGAGCTCTACGTGCCAGTATTCGAGGCGAGTCCCAGCGAGCGGCTGCTGCGCTGGTACCGCGACGGCATGGACGCCTTCAGCGCACCGCATGGCGTTGGCAGCGATTTGTTCATCGCCTTCGGCGATGCGCTGGCCGATGCACTGCTCGACGAGGAGAGCCTGCAGGAGATCATCGGCGAGACGCGCACCCTGTTCGAGGCACGCCTGGCCGAGCACGATGCCGGCCGCAATCGCCTGCTGGAGTGGGGCGCCTGCCGCCCACAGCGTGCCGCCGCCGTGGCCAAGGCGATCCGTGAGCTAGACGACGATCCGGCACTGCCGCGCTATGTCGACCAGGCGTTCGACATCTTTGGTGTCGATAGCCAGGAGTTGGGAGGCGATATCCTGCATCTGCAGCCCAGCCAGCAGATGCTCGATGGCCTGCCGGGTCTGGTGAAGGGCGAGGATGGCTTCTCCGCCACCTTCTCGCGCTCCCGTGCGCTGGCACGCGACGACGTGCAGCGGCTCTCATGGGAGCACCCGTTACTGCGCGAGATGATGGGGCGCATCCTTGACGGCCAGATGGGCAATACGGCCTTGGCCTTGCTCAGGCATCCGGCAATTCCCGCCGGCCGGCTGATGGCCGAGTTGATCTTCCGTACCCAATGTCCGGCGCCCAAGCGGCTGCACGTCAACCGCTTCCTGCCGGCGACCGCGGTGCGGGTGCTGCTCGACGAGTCGGGTGCCAACCTCACTGCCAAGGTTTCCTTCACCGGGCTTGCCAAGAACCTGCAGAAGGTCAAGAAGGCGGTCGCCCGGGACCTGATCAAGAGCCGTCACGACCAGCTGCGCGAGCTACTGATCAGCGGCGAGGGGGAGGCCGAGCGTGAGCTGTCGAGCATCGTCGAGGCGGCCCAGGCCCGCATGCGCGCCACCCTGGATAGCGAGCTGGTCCGCCTGCAAGCCTTGTCGCGCCACAACCCGGCGGTACGTGAAGAGGAGCTGACCGCCCTGCGAGAGGAGCGAGACGCACTCGACAAGGCGATCGAAGGGGCGCGACTGCGCCTCGATGCGGTACGCGTGATCGTGACGGTGGATAACGACAGCCGCTGA
- a CDS encoding TIGR01777 family oxidoreductase, with translation MRILVTGGSGFVGQRLCERLHQAGHELLVVSRRPEKARSRLPQGTRVHTAVMDFADSWPQAIINLAGESIAAKRWSEAQKRRLVESRLGITSELVRLCQRLHGQGAAPAVLISGSAMGYYGDQGEREVCEATPPHDEFAHRLCARWEAVAQEASEQGVRVALLRTGLVLDQGGGSLAKMLPPFKLGLGGRFGDGRQFMPWIHREDLVRAIEFLLERDDLSGPFNGSAPHPVRNAEFTHCLAHHLHRPTPFPVPAALLKAALGEMSQLLLSGADMRPARLEQAGFTFRYPTLDEALEAILA, from the coding sequence ATGCGAATTCTCGTGACCGGAGGAAGCGGCTTCGTGGGTCAGCGGCTCTGCGAGCGTCTCCATCAGGCGGGTCATGAGCTGTTGGTGGTATCGCGCCGTCCCGAGAAGGCTCGTTCTCGCTTGCCCCAAGGCACAAGGGTACACACTGCGGTGATGGATTTTGCCGACAGCTGGCCCCAGGCCATCATCAACCTGGCCGGTGAATCAATTGCCGCCAAGCGCTGGAGCGAGGCGCAGAAGCGGCGCCTGGTCGAGTCGCGCCTCGGCATTACCAGTGAACTGGTCAGGCTCTGCCAGCGTCTTCATGGACAAGGGGCCGCGCCCGCCGTGCTGATCTCCGGCTCCGCCATGGGCTACTATGGCGACCAGGGAGAGCGGGAGGTCTGCGAAGCGACACCCCCCCATGATGAGTTCGCCCATCGCCTCTGTGCACGCTGGGAGGCAGTGGCACAGGAGGCGTCCGAGCAGGGCGTGCGCGTGGCGCTGCTGCGTACCGGCCTGGTGCTCGACCAGGGCGGTGGTAGCCTGGCCAAGATGTTGCCGCCTTTCAAGCTGGGATTGGGAGGACGCTTCGGCGACGGCCGCCAGTTCATGCCGTGGATTCACCGCGAGGATCTGGTGCGAGCCATCGAATTCCTGCTCGAGCGTGACGATCTTTCAGGCCCCTTCAATGGCTCGGCCCCCCACCCGGTACGCAATGCGGAGTTCACTCATTGCCTGGCGCACCATCTGCATCGTCCGACACCCTTCCCGGTACCGGCCGCCCTGCTCAAGGCGGCACTCGGCGAGATGTCGCAGCTGTTGCTGAGCGGGGCCGACATGCGCCCCGCGCGCCTCGAGCAGGCGGGCTTCACCTTCCGTTACCCGACCTTGGACGAGGCGCTGGAGGCGATCCTCGCTTAG